Below is a genomic region from Osmia bicornis bicornis unplaced genomic scaffold, iOsmBic2.1, whole genome shotgun sequence.
CGGGTTCCGAGGTCCCCAGGATTGATCCTCTCAGGGCCCTCAGCTCCCTGCATCTTAGAAGTACGTGGAGAGGTGTTTCGTCCTCCTCCTCGCACATCGGGCATTTCGACTCCTCTATGAGTCCCATGCGCgcgaggtgtttcctcgtgtaccagtGTCCTGTCACTAGTCCCACGAGCATGCGCAGTTGCGCTCTGTCCAGGTGGGTTAAGGTGTCCCCCAGCTTTTGTGACGGTCCCTCAAGTAGGGCCCTCGTGTGTCTCATGCCGTTAGCGTTATGCCAGAGCCTGGTAAATTCCTGGTTCAACCGGTCCTTAGCCAGGCCTTTCAACGCGTGGGTTGAGACTCCAATGGGGTACTCATGGCATGGCTGGGAGCTTATCGCCCCTGGCGTGCCAGTTCGTTGGCCTGGGATTCCAGCATGACCTGGTACCCATATCAGCTTAACTCTGTTTTTCAGAGATAGCTGTCTCAGTGTCAGTGCACAGTCCCTGACTAGCTTCGACCTAACTTCCACTTTGTGGAGGGCTCTTAGCGGGGCCAGGCTGTCACTGCAAATATAGATGTGTTCTCCTGAGTGGGCCCTATCCAAGTTGTATTTGGCGCAGGCCCAGATGGCAAACACTTCTGCTTGGAAGACCGTAACGTGGTAGTCCAGCTTGTGGGTCATTTCGACCCTTGGGCTTTCCCCCGCTACCCCGGCTCCGGTGCCAGATCCGGTCTTGAAACCGTCTGTGAACCAGACTAGTCCCCCCGGAGTCAGGATGTCGTTAGGGTCTTCCAGCCATTCCTCCTTTTCTGGGATGATTAGGTCGTATTCCCGTCTGAAGAGGTACTCCGTCCTGCAGCGGTCTCCCCCGTGGGTCAGAATTAATTCCGATCCCTGATCCCTTAAGATCTCGGTGTGCCCACCGCTCGACGGGTACCATTCTTCAGCTTGATACAGGCGGATGGCCGCTCTCCAAGCCGTTGCCATCACTACTAGATGGGGTGGCTTGATATCGAGCAGCGCACCCGTTGCCATGGTGGGCGTGGTGAGTAGCGCACCTGTTATCCCCAGCAACGCTATTCGGTATACTTTTTCTATTGTCCTTTTGTGTACTCCCCTCTTCATGGAGGTCCACCACACAATCGAGGCGTATGTTATAATAGGTTCAAGGATGCCCTGGTATATCCACCTGACCATCCTTGGTTTGAGTCCCCATGTGGGGCCAAACATTCTGCGGCAGGCCCAGTAGCTGCTAATTGCTTTCTGGGTCTGCTTATTCACATGGTTCTTTCAGGTGAGTTTTTTATCTAGTGTTACTCCAAGATATTTTACCTCATCTGTGAGTTGTAGTTGCGTCCCAAAAAGATGAGGAgccttaaaataaaagcgtCTTCTTCTTGTAAATAGGACCAACTCCGTTTTACTCGGGTTTACCGAGAGCGAGTGTGATCGACACCAGGATTCCACAAGTGTGATTGCCTTTTGCAATCTCCTCGCTAAATCTAGTGGGTATCTGCCTCTGACCGTGATCGCAAGGCCTTCG
It encodes:
- the LOC114882432 gene encoding uncharacterized protein LOC114882432, which encodes MATGALLDIKPPHLVVMATAWRAAIRLYQAEEWYPSSGGHTEILRDQGSELILTHGGDRCRTEYLFRREYDLIIPEKEEWLEDPNDILTPGGLVWFTDGFKTGSGTGAGVAGESPRVEMTHKLDYHVTVFQAEVFAIWACAKYNLDRAHSGEHIYICSDSLAPLRALHKVEVRSKLVRDCALTLRQLSLKNRVKLIWVPGHAGIPGQRTGTPGAISSQPCHEYPIGVSTHALKGLAKDRLNQEFTRLWHNANGMRHTRALLEGPSQKLGDTLTHLDRAQLRMLVGLVTGHWYTRKHLARMGLIEESKCPMCEEEDETPLHVLLRCRELRALRGSILGTSEPASLSTSAGLVPVLLNFATEAQLPRHSQ